CCGCTGCTGGCCGCCGCCGACATAGCACACCCCTTCCGGTCCGTCGATCCCGAACGCCGAGCGTACTGGCCTGATCACCCGTCCGCGTGGCGTTTTCGCAGGTCGGACGGCCGGGTCTCGATCACGGCTCCGGTCGCCACCCGTTTGGAGTATCGCCAATGTGTATCTAGGTGGATACGGTGTATGTAGTCAGATACACCCGACGTTCCACGGGAGGCACCCCATGAAGTGGATCAACACCGAAACCGGCCAGCACCCCGTCATCGAGACGTACGGCTGCGAGGACTCCGAGCTGGCCCCACTGCTGGACTGGTGCGACACGCTGTTTTTCGCGCTGTCCCGGCTGCGCGGCGCACAGTGGCGGCTGGACGGCTCGCGTGACGCCAAGACGCTGGCCGACCTCTACACCTGCATCAACGACTTGAACACCCGGCTGGAGCCGCGGCTTTCCGGGGTGATCGAGGCCCTGACCCGCGCGCACTACGCCGCTGGCGGCTCCCACGGCGAGCTGGCGAACGCGATGGACGTCACCCGCGCCACGGCCCAGACCCGCGCCACCAAGGTCCGGATGCGCGAGCCGAGCCACTGGGCCAACTGGGCAGCCGGGGAGCTGGCCCCGGTGGATCGGCCGGCCACCGAGATCCGCCCGGGCTGGGTGCTGATCACCACGGACGGCCAGCGTCACCAGGTTCGCGAGGTGCGGGTGTACTCCGATGGCTACGTCGAAGTCCAGACCGGCGGCCAGGCGTCGTTCTGCTTCGAGGCTGGCGACCCTGCCACTGTGATTCCCAAGGGCAGCGCCGAGGACTACACCAGCGGCACCGGCACCTACCACACCGACACTGCCGAGCTGACCTACGAGGTCCACGCGTTCGATACCCGCGAGACCCGACGCCCGCTTCCCCAGCAGTAATGCCCGGCGGCCCGGCCGGGAGGCACCCCGGCCGGGCCTGCTCGATCACCCTCACTCCCCGCGCTCATTTCAGGAAGGAAGGCCCTCCCATGATGCCCGCTGCTGCGACATTCGCCGCGTACCTGCTTGCCCTGCTCGTTGCCCACCAGGTCGCTGACCATTGGGTGCAAACCAGCCACCAGGCCGCTCATAAGGGCCTTCCGGGCCTGGCCGGGGTGTTGGCCTGCCTGAGGCACGTTCTCGCGTACACGGCCACGCTGGCGGCCATTGGCGGCCTGGTCTGGGCCGTGCTGGTCCTGCCGATCAGCGTCGGCGGGTTCGTCACCGGCCTGCTGATCAACGCAGCCACCCACTACTGGGCCGATCGCCGCTACACCCTGGCGTGGCTGGCACGGATCACCCGCAACACCGAGTTCTACCGCCTCGGCGCACCCCGCCAGGTCGTGGCCGTAGCCGCTTCCCCCGACCACCCGTCTGGAACGGTCCTGGTGTACCGCGTCGACGAGGACGGCCACCCCGATACCGAGCACCCCCAACCGCATGACAACCCCAGCCTTGGCACCGGCGCCTACGCCCTAGACCAGGCGTTTCACTGGTTCTGGCTGTTCGTCTCGGCGCTGGTGACGGTCATTCTCTAAGCCATACAACGGAAACGCCCCCCGCGAACCGGTGCGCGGGGGGCGTTTCCTATTGCAGGTCAAGCTAAATCGGTTCCTCGTTGTCTTCCACCGGCGGCGGAAGCGGAATGTCCTGGTGTTCCAGCAGGACGTGCATGGCGCGGGTGAGCCATTGCACCGACCGGCGCAGCTCCCGCACGTCATCGCGGGTTTCCACCACGGTCTCGATGATCGCGGTCACGTCCTCTTCGAGTCGCTGAGCCCGCGACTCCAGGCCGCGTACCCGGGCCTCAAGATCAGCGAAAGTCGTTGCCATAGCGGGGAATCCTACCTCCGGTCCTGGGTTGCGCTACTGATGTTCGGGGCTGACCAGGTGCAGCGTCATGGTGCTTCCGTCCGGGCTACCCGTGGTCCGATATCCGGCCTGTTCGCCGCGTTCCTTGAGTCGAAATACCCAGTCGGCCGCACCTCGACTGATGGTCAATTTCCCGTCCGCGTCGTAGAGCAGCGCCAATAGCAGCTCGAACGCAATTTCTGGCTGGTCGTTCCCGTCGAACTGTGCCACGTCATTCCCCTTTCACAGAATGTTGAACCCGGTGCGAAAACCGCTGATTTTCAACGTGCCTTTCAGGATGTGCCGATCATCCCGGGCGTTTTGCTGTGAGTACTGACCCAGAATGCCGTCCGACAACAGTTGTTCGGCCAGGGATTCGTCCCCGTCCAGCAGTGCGGCTGCCGCTGCCTCGATCGCCTCCCGCATCTCGCCATCCACGCTGATCAGGCCCACTTTGCGCACGCCCTGGGACTTGCCGTTGTACTCCACTTCGACATGCCCGCAGTTCAGGGCTTGAGCCTCCAAGAGGGCGTCAGCGGCCAGCCAGTCCGGCTCGGCCAGATCCTCAATGTCCTGACCGTGGGGCGCTTTCCGAACCTGCCCGGCCAAATAGCGCTGAGCCTGCCGCTGGCTGATCCCGAGTTCCTGAGCGATGAACCGGGACGCGCCCCGGCCCTTGGCGCGGCGAATAGCGCTCGCGGCGTCCTGCCAATTCCGAGGGGAGGCGGCCCCGCGAATCTGGTCACCAAATCGACTCACTGGTCCTCACCCTTTCGTTCAGCGTTGGCCTGATTGATCGCGTCCCGCATCAGGAACGGGGAATCGTGCTCGTGCGCGGCGATCATGTCGGCGGTCACGTCGGCCCACTTCTCGACCTTCCAGGTGCCCGGCCGCCACCCGTTGTCCGCGTCGCCGAGGCGCAGGCCCGCCGGGTGCCACGGCGCGGTGTCGGCCAGGAACCACGCGGTGTCGCGGCACATCCCGAGCGCCGGGTGGACCACCGGCTGACCAGCCTTGATCGCGGCCAGCACGTCGGGCTCCTTGGCGGTGGCCGGCAATCCGAGCCCGGCCCGGTCCAGCGCCCGGAGAGCGTTGGCCCACGACAGAGCGATGAGCTGATCCGACCAGTCCCGCCGCATGGTGCCGGTGTGGTTGAACCGCTCGGAGCGCAGCATCCCGCCGCAGAACCCGGCATAGACCGCCTTCACCGCCGCCAGCGCCACCCAGTCCAGCTCGGCACGCCGGGTCATGAGCCGCGTCCGGGCCTTGTTGAACCCGGCCGCCCACGCGGAAAGCCGCTGCCCTGAGCTGGTCCACACCACCAGCCGGGAGGGCTTGATTCGCACGTCCCGGTCCGCAAGGTACTTCACCAGCGGCATGGGCAGCCACATTCCGGCGGTGATGCCCTGGAATGCCGGGTGCGACGTTTCCAGGTCCTCGGCCAGCTCCACATATCCGGGGGCCTTGAAAAGCACTTCCACGCTCCGGGGAACCCGCTCGTATACGACCGGTTCGCCGTCGCCGAGAACCACGCTGGCCGCCGCGCCAAGGAATTGCGCGTGCACGTCCATCCCGGTCACTTTCTGGCCCATTTCCGGGACGATTTCCCGGTTCAGGAAATCGAGGTGACGCACCATGTTCCCGTCGGTGCTGATGGATTCCACCAACTCATTTTCGATCTGCACCGGCTCTTTCATGTTCGGGTGTTTCGCGAGCAACCGGTGGTAAGCCGCCACGCCCACCTCGCCGGGGTAGGACACCCAGCGCAGACCGCCGGTCGCTTGGTGAAACGCGACCAGCGCCCTTCGGGCGGCATCCTCGTCAAGATCAACACCGCAGCTGCCGAGCCACCGGAACCAGTACGCGAATTCGGCCTCGTCGTCAGGTGCCGACCGGCTGCCCTGCGCATCCCGGGTGACCTGCGGCTTTCCGGGCCGCCGGGCGCTGCCAGCCGGAATTACCGCCTGAGTTGGTCGCTCGCTGGCCGAACCCCCGTCCCCGGTGTCATCACCCTGACCCGGGGTGTCCATCCGCTGTGCGGCCGCCTGGGCGGCCATTTCGCGGCGCTCCAGCTCGGCCGCCGCCGCGTCCCGATCAGCGTCCGCCACGGCCCCCTCGTCGGCGATCAACGCCACCAACGCGTCATCGTCCAGATCCTCTACACACACCATGTCCCGCGAAAAAGGTGTAACGGTGTAACGCCCCTGGTCAGACCCCGTTTTCGAGGTGTAATCGGCGGGGTAACTCGGGGTGTAACGGTGCAACGGGGCAGGGGTAACCGGCCCCTCGGCGGCCTCGTCGGCTGCGCTGAACACGTTGCCGACCTGGTAGACGCGGGTGGCCTTACCCCGGACCTTTATGACTCCCATTCGCTTTCCGCCGCGCCGGATGCTGTCCGCGCGGTGCAGATTCCCGGCCTTATCCAGCGCGCGAAGAGTGACGCTTTTGTCGTGGATCTCCGCGCGCTCGAAAATCTGCTTGATTCCTTCCGGGAGGATCGCCAGATCACCCTCATACTTCTCGTGATCGGAAATGTCGTAACCCCAGAAACCGCCGAATGGGGTTTCCGTGGTGTCCCACGATTCCAGCTTCGCGAGGTTCGGCCACTTGTCCGGGTACCCGGCGAAAACCTCGGCGGCGGCCAGTCGGAATTCCAGATCGGCCGTTTCGCCAGCCTCGGCCAGGTCCAGCCGAAGGGTGTGCATCACGTTCAGCGCCGCGTCCTTGACCACGGCAGGGAAGTCGGGCAGGTCGCACAGCTCGGCGAAGATCCGCGCCGCTGCCACGCCCCCGGCCAGGTGCTCGGCGACCCGGCCCAGCACCCCCTCACCACCGAGGCCCATCTCGGCCTCTGCCTTGTTCCACCAGCGCTCGAACTCCTCGGCGTCTGGCCCGTGCTCGGCCACGGCAGGTAGAAGCCAGCCGAAGTTCTTGCGCGCCAACGGTTTGAGCAACTTGGAGTGCTCGGCGCTGAGGGTGTAGGGGCCTTCCATCTCAATCACGCGGCCCCGGATCGCGGGGTTGCTGGAGCGGCCCACGATCGAGACGTTCCCGGTGCTGATCAGGCATCCGGTCCACCCGGCGATGACCTCTTTGGGCTGTCCGTCGCGAGTGGCGATCTCCCGGATCGCACCCTCCATAAGGGACATCACGGTGTTGCTGAGGGTGTTGCCACGCAACATGTCGGCGGCCGTCTCCAGCTCATCGCGGAACAGGGTCAGGCAGCGGGACACCTGCGCGCTGTAGAGCACGGCCTTGGCCGAGACGTTCCAGCTCCGCCGGAGCTGACCCTTGCGCGGGTCGCCGAACCCGGCCGCGCACACCTCGAACATCGTCGTCTTGCCGTTGCTGGTGGTGTCCACCGCATGGAGGGTGAACGACTCCTTGCCCAGTGGCGCGGCGTAGAGCCCGGCCACCGACAGCGCCATCGCCAGCGCGATCTTGGGCGCGCGCATCGCCTCCCGCGCCAGCTCGCAGTAGCCCTCCCAGCTCCCGCCCTGTTTGAGGTAGCCGTGGTGCATGCCCTCGGCCGGGGGCAGGACCAGGCGGCCGTCCACCCACAGCGGGTGCGCCGGGGTGCGCTCGGCCTCGTGGGCCAGCAGCTTGACCAGGTTGTGGAGCTGGTCCCGCGCGCGGGTGTCGGCCACCCCGACCGCGCCGGGGAAGCGCGACCAGGCGTCGCCGGACTTCACGTCGGACATGGGCACGGTGCCCACGTCGTCACCGACCCGCAGGGTCACGCGGGACATGCGCGGGCGGCCGTCCAGGTCGTAGGTGACGAGGTGCTCGGTGACCTCGGGGGTCCAGGTGAGCACCTGGTTGCCCCGGTCATCCCACACCCCCACATCGGGGGTCCAGGTCCAGCCGCCGCCCGGGATCGGCAGGTCCCCGCGCGGCTTGCGGCTGGGCTTGCCCGCGGCCTTCTCGTCGTTGCTCCGATCGGGTACGTCTTGCTCGCCGGCCTTGGACTCCGGGGCCTCGGCCGTGCTAGCCGCCTCGGCGGTCGGCATGCCGTCCTCGAGTTCGGCCAGCTTCCGGCGCAGGGTGCTCAGCCGGTAGAGCCCGGCGGCCTCGATCGCGGCGAACCACTCGGCCCGCACCTCGTCGGCCTGGCGCGCCAGCCCGGGCAGCACGGCCGCCACAGCCCGCCGCCCATCGGTCACGGACAAGCCGGACACCCCGGCCAGCCAGTCGGCCAGTCGGGGTAGTGGGGCGTTCGACACGCCGTCGCCCGTAGAGCGCGTGGGCGCGGTCTGGGTAGCATGGGGACGCGTTGACACGCGTTGACCCCCTTTCGTCTGGTAGCGCTGAGGGGCTTTGAAGGGCCAGCCTGCCACGGCTGGCCCTTCGTCATTTCTGGACGCTAGCCCTGCCGACCGTCACGGCTGGGGGTTCTCGTCGGTGTGTCGCACGAGGTGGGGCGCGGCCAGCTCCAGCTCATCGGCCACGAATGAGCCATCCCAGCGGACCTCACCGGCGGCCAGCTCGTTGCCGTCCTCGTCGACCCGAGGTCCCTCGAACAGCACCACCGTGCCCAGCGACCCGTCCCGGGTGTCCCGCACGCGGTCGCCGTGCTCGAACCCGTGTGTCTGTGTGTCCATGTCTGCCGTCCTCTCCTGTTCGTGAACGCGTTCATAGCGTCCGTTCGGCATGTCTGCGCCGCGTTCGCTGCCGGTTCGGCATCCTGGGTGAACGCGATGACGTGACTATAGCGCGACTCCGACAGTGTGCGCTACAGTCCCATACATGTTGACAAAGGAGAGGCCAGTGCCCCCGAAGCGGAAGACGCCGTTCGTCTCGGTGAACCTCACCGTTCAGGCCCGGGACGCGCTGCAGCGCGCCGCGCTCCTGACCTCGGCCGAGGTCGGACGGCGTTTGTCCATGTCGGCGGTCTTGCTGGCCGCGATCAAGGTCACCGAGGACCACCCCGCAGAACTCATCGAGGCCCTGACCGGTCCCGATGCGTCCAACCCGAAGGAAGGAGACAGCGAGTGAACACCGAGAACGCCGAGAACGCCCATCAGGACGCGCCAGTGAACGCGTCCACAGACACCAGCAACGAGGCCCACGCGGCCCGGCTGGCGCTGATGAACACCAAGGTGGAGAAGATCCGTTACGCCTGTGAGGCGCTGGTCCGGCCGTCCACCTCCGACGTGGTGGCCTTCCTGCTCACCTACGGCGTGGTGCGCGACCCCAAGCGCGAGCGGCCGTACGTGTCCACCCACGTCAACCGCTGGCGCGCCGAGCGCGGACTCGGCGACACCGGCGACCTGCCGCCCATGTCCGAGGCGATGCTGGCCGAGCTGGACGGCCGCCGCGCCCCCGCCGCCACCACCGAGGCCGAGGTGGCCGACGAGGGCCAGGCCCCCGCCGCCACCACCGAGGCCGAGGTGGCCGACGAGGGCCAGGCCCCCGCCGAGCCTGCCGCCGAACAGGCCCCCGAGGCGGTCAGCGGACACGCGGACGCGTCCACGGACACCCCCGCTGAGCAGGGCAGTGAACACGCGAACACCCCGCCCACCGAGGCCCCGGCGGCGGAAAGGCCGGCCAAGGCCGCGGGCACCCCCAAGCCCAAGGGCAAGCGCCGTGCTCCCTGGGTGCTCGGGTTCATCGCGGCCGTGGCTATGGGGGTCTCGGCGGACACCTCGCTGGCGTTCTTCGGTGAACGCCTGAACGTCGGTGACCCGCTCCGGTTCTTCCTGTTCGCGGTCATGNNNNNNNNNNNNNNNNNNNNNNNNNNNNNNNNNNNNNNNNNNNNNNNNNNNNNNNNNNNNNNNNNNNNNNNNNNNNNNNNNNNNNNNNNNNNNNNNNNNNCATGGCCCTCGGGATCGAGATCCGTGCCACCAGCGGCCGGGTGACCACCTGGCACCGCGTCCTGCACGAGATCCGCGAGCGGCTGCTGTCCCGCCTCGGCCTGGCCGACGACGGCCGGGACGCACTGGCCCGCACCCGCGACCGCGCCGCCCGCCGTGCCGCCCGCCTGGCGCACGCGCCCTGGTGGACCCCGTTCCGCAAGATCCGCATGGCCCGCGCCATCCGGCTCTCGAACGCCCCGCACGACGAGGCGATGCGCGGCCGGATGCTGGCGGAGCTGGCCGCCGCCCAGCACGCGCACAAGCTGGGCGAGTTGGACATGCCCAACCCCTGGACCTGCTGAGCACGAACAGCCCGAGGAAGGAAACGATCATGGCGAAGAAGTCCCAGCCGATCTACCACAGCGGCAAAAAGTCCTGGTGGGACGGCTCTGTGAAGACCACGTGCGGCCAGAGGGTCCCAGCCGACCAGGCGCGCAAGAAGCGTTCATCGGAGCCTGGACAGCTTTGCGCGGCGTGCGCGGCTGGACGCCAGCACAAGCACTGAACGCGTTCACGAACACCCGTGAACACCCTGAGCGAACACCCTAAAAAGCGCAGGTAGACGGCCTTCCCGCTAAGTCCGGCCGCCTACCCACTTCCGAGAAACGAGGTCTCGGCAATGAGCATCTTCCCTCATCACACACCCCCGCTGAACGCGTCCCCGTCATGGATCATGAACGCGGGAGGACACGTGAACGGCACCAGCGACCAGCGCCCCGGCGTCCCGCCGGAGAGCCCGAACGAGCAGACGGTTGAGATCCCGGCCGTCCCGGTCCAGCCGAACGCGTTCACGAACACCCCGGCCGCCCCGTTCACGGACCCGGCCCTGTTCGACCGGAACGACCCGAACGCGCCCCGGCCGCCGATGCACCGGCCGGCCAGGCTCGCGCACCGCCAGCCGCTGGCCCTGCCGGACGGCCCGGCCACGCCCCGGCCGAACCTGTGGACGCTGCTCGGGTTCACCCCGGACGCCCGGCTGATGGACGCGGGCATGATCCCCACCCGGGTCAAGTGGGGCACCTGGCGCTACGAGCCGCGCGAGATGGTCGAGGCCCGCGCCGCGCGCATCCGCCACGTCCGCGCCACCCGCCAGCTCGTGGCGGCCCTGAAAACGGCCCTGAGCGGCCTGCTGCGGCTCGAACCGCACGAGGTCCAGCTAGAGGTCCCGCTGAGCTACAAGACGCCTGGTGGCGACCCTGTGTGGCTGGCGCTGCCCGACGACTGGTCCGGCGCGCAGGCGGCGGCCGTGGTGGGCCTGATCGAGGACCGGCTGGGCGGCAAGTGGAACGCCCGCTGGCACCTCACCGAGCACCCGCACTACGCCACGTTCACCCGGTCCACGGCCAAGCCCAAGCCGCCCAAGCAGGTCGAATGGGAGCTGAGCCCGGACCAATACCGCATCTACGTCGGCAAAAGCGGTACCGAAAAGGTGTTCGTGGAAACCGAGACCGAAACCCCGCACTGGGGCGTTTCCGCAGGTAGCGGCGGCGGGAAAACCACCACACTCACGCTCCCGGCCATTCACTGGCGCGCCCACGGTGGCCTGGTGGACATTATCGATCTCAAGCAGGAATCGTTTAACGACTCGGTGGCCGGAATCAGCGGTTTCCGCGTTCACACCGACGTGGTTAGCGCGGTGAAATGCGTCGCCGAATTTCTGACCTCCGCCAAGGCGGTCACCAAGGCGATCGAGCGCGGTTACCCGGCCGAGGAAATCCCCCCGCGTGTCCTGCTCATCGACGAGTTCGGTTCGTTTGTCCAGGCGGCGGATATCTACTGGAAACGCGGCCTTGGCGAAAAGGGCGAAGTTCCGGTGTATTCGTGGTTCCACGTGATTCTGATGCAGGGTCGCACCAAGAATCACCGTGTGGTGGTCGGCACGCACGATTACTCCCAGGGCACATTCAAAAGCACTGCGGCGCGCGACCTGATCGGGACCAAAATCCTGATCGGCCCCACCTCCACGCCGAAGTGGGTTACCGCATTCGGACACGAATTCAAAAAAATCAATGTTGATGCAGGCATTCCCGGTCGCGCTGTGATCGGCCAGGCTGGAAAGGGTGTTGAGGAATTCCAGATTGCCTACATCACGCCTGAGGACACCCGTGCGATGTGCTCGGAATTCGAGCCTGCCCCGGAATGGTTCGACAACGGCGAAATGGCCCCCTGGATCACTGAGCGGGACGTGGAGGTGGCCGACCGGGAGGCGTTCGTCCGCGGCTTCCTGCCCGGCGGCCGGTTCGTCACCTACGACGACGACGAGGCCCCGCAGCTCCCAGCTTCCCACGCTCCCAGCGACACCCCTGTCCTGGGAGAACAGGCTAGGAAGCTGACCTTGCTGGGACCCGACACCAAGGCCGTGGGCCTGCGCCAGGCCCTCACCGACGGGCACCTCATGGGGCTGATCCACCAGGCCAACCAGCGACACCCGAACGCCGACCCCGACCGCCTGACTAACTTGGCACTGGAAGTGCTCCGGGCCGCCAAGAAAAAGGCCAAGAAGAATGGTGACGGCTCATTCCCCGAGCCGGTCGGCAATCGCGGCCAGGAAGATCTCTACCTGGTTTCCGATTTGCAAGCCTGGGAGCGTAAGCGCCTGGGTCTGGACACCGACGACGAGCCCGAGAGCGAATCCAAGGGCGCATAAGGTGCCATGTCCCGGACTTTCAAGTCCACGGATATAGCCGCGTACCTGGAATGGGCCGAAGGAATCAGTTCCCGCCCGGTCGAGAAAGCCGCCAGGGAAATAGCCAGGACATGGTCCGATCACGAATTCTGGTGGTCGGCCACCCTGGCCCCCCTGGA
This genomic stretch from Amycolatopsis thermoflava N1165 harbors:
- a CDS encoding DUF927 domain-containing protein, giving the protein MAGWPFKAPQRYQTKGGQRVSTRPHATQTAPTRSTGDGVSNAPLPRLADWLAGVSGLSVTDGRRAVAAVLPGLARQADEVRAEWFAAIEAAGLYRLSTLRRKLAELEDGMPTAEAASTAEAPESKAGEQDVPDRSNDEKAAGKPSRKPRGDLPIPGGGWTWTPDVGVWDDRGNQVLTWTPEVTEHLVTYDLDGRPRMSRVTLRVGDDVGTVPMSDVKSGDAWSRFPGAVGVADTRARDQLHNLVKLLAHEAERTPAHPLWVDGRLVLPPAEGMHHGYLKQGGSWEGYCELAREAMRAPKIALAMALSVAGLYAAPLGKESFTLHAVDTTSNGKTTMFEVCAAGFGDPRKGQLRRSWNVSAKAVLYSAQVSRCLTLFRDELETAADMLRGNTLSNTVMSLMEGAIREIATRDGQPKEVIAGWTGCLISTGNVSIVGRSSNPAIRGRVIEMEGPYTLSAEHSKLLKPLARKNFGWLLPAVAEHGPDAEEFERWWNKAEAEMGLGGEGVLGRVAEHLAGGVAAARIFAELCDLPDFPAVVKDAALNVMHTLRLDLAEAGETADLEFRLAAAEVFAGYPDKWPNLAKLESWDTTETPFGGFWGYDISDHEKYEGDLAILPEGIKQIFERAEIHDKSVTLRALDKAGNLHRADSIRRGGKRMGVIKVRGKATRVYQVGNVFSAADEAAEGPVTPAPLHRYTPSYPADYTSKTGSDQGRYTVTPFSRDMVCVEDLDDDALVALIADEGAVADADRDAAAAELERREMAAQAAAQRMDTPGQGDDTGDGGSASERPTQAVIPAGSARRPGKPQVTRDAQGSRSAPDDEAEFAYWFRWLGSCGVDLDEDAARRALVAFHQATGGLRWVSYPGEVGVAAYHRLLAKHPNMKEPVQIENELVESISTDGNMVRHLDFLNREIVPEMGQKVTGMDVHAQFLGAAASVVLGDGEPVVYERVPRSVEVLFKAPGYVELAEDLETSHPAFQGITAGMWLPMPLVKYLADRDVRIKPSRLVVWTSSGQRLSAWAAGFNKARTRLMTRRAELDWVALAAVKAVYAGFCGGMLRSERFNHTGTMRRDWSDQLIALSWANALRALDRAGLGLPATAKEPDVLAAIKAGQPVVHPALGMCRDTAWFLADTAPWHPAGLRLGDADNGWRPGTWKVEKWADVTADMIAAHEHDSPFLMRDAINQANAERKGEDQ